TGTATATGAACGTGCGTTAaggaatatatacatattttttaaatcatcTAAACACTGAAGCAATCCTTCAACGCTGgataatttataaacaatttaataaacgtAATAAAAATGGGTTCGATTGAAGGAAAGAATCTGAATCACGAATGagtatataaatttaaacttcaatatttatttgctgttcATTTTCTTCATCGCGAAAACTTGAGTGTTGTGTTACGCACAAAGGCAGtacataaaatatgcattcaGTAAATGATACGTGAATGGAATATGGATGTACTTAAAGCAAACACGACAGAAATATTCATTTCACAACCTAAGGACTTAATTTAGCTATTTGCTATTTACTTCCGGCTAGACGAATAGTATGAATAGTGAATGGATTTGCAAATACATCGAATGAACCcagaaatattcccacatacTCGTAATGTTTCTGAAGCCCACGATCGGTTTATTCATTTGAGTGGCTTCGATCTGCCTTTTATCTTCCCATTTTTTTGGCGATGATCAATCAATCACTCAACGCTTTTTAAGCTGCCCAAGTAAACATCAAGCCCATTATTCATTTGTTTGTgcacaaagccaaaagcacAAACCAATTAGTTTCTACCACTTCAGCATAGcttgttattttaattgccattgccaGAAGAGTGAAAAAGTCCTACAGATTTGAATTGTTTACCTTTTTACTTACTCGCTCATTATTCAAATTTAGGAAATGATACCTTATATGATATAAGCATTGATTTTACGTCCTATTCAACTACTTCAATATAGAACCgatcatttcatttcataatATAGTTAACTATTTAGTTCTCACCTTTccaaaaacaattatttaaatgtatataatacCATTTATAGCATAGACCAAATATGGATATGATTCACTTCCCTTGCGCAATGTAATCTGATTATAAGTCACCCTGCAAAATGTGCGACTAAAGAAATCCAATTTCCTCCCTCGGTGGTGGATCCATCCGAACCATTTACGTGATGATCGACAACTTAGTTGATCGGAACATGGACTACCATATTGGTCATTCAGAGTAATTCGAAAAGGCAGCCGACCCACATTTGCATATTCTTATTGTATGCCGATTtgaataattgtttttagcCCGAATTGAGCTTCCAAAGAAGCGGACAACAAGTTTATCACCCATGTGTCATTCGCCACCTTGAGCGCGAAGCCATATCATCATCTCGATCGTCTCGTCTCCATGCCCGGCTAGCCCAAACATGGTGTCGGGTTACTGTCAGCCACCAGAATCCCACTGACCAGTCCAATGTTTGCCACCAAACAGCGGATGGATCAACGAATTTGCCATGTTTATTGGGCTTTTTCAGAACTCGAATGCGATGACACATAAACCGGCAAAGGGGGCGTGATTCGATTGAGTTGTTTGTTCATATGAATACTTTAGTGAATGAATCCCAATCCAGTTCCAACTCATTTCATTCAACTGGCTCTTCGATTGAATGTGATCAAATAGACGCAGATATGTCATCATTTATCTGTGAATTACTTTTGCCTCTTACTTAGTTTCGTTCCTAATAAGAACTCTTGAATTAAATGTgtagatactttttttttagagtTACTTCAAGTTAGTATTCAAATATATTCACTTTACATTCATCTTGAATCGGTATTGTATTGAATTTGATTCAAGCACTAACCGCCGCTGATCCTTCtcttgcagcagcagcagctcctggTCGTGGCCCTGGTGGCGGTGGCCATCGCGTCCTTGCCCCAACTGGCCGCAGGTAAAAAGCTGGGGAAGCGCTGCGTGAACTGCACGTACCGCACTTACTACACCTACGGCGATGGGCGATCCCTGCAGCGGGTTGTCTATAGAGATCCGGTCTACACACGTGGTATTTACACAGCTTGCCTATTAGTATCCCGTATTCGTAGTCTTACCGCACCAGCACGATGTACATGGGAGGAGAGCACCGCCGCCAGCaccctgacccctgaccctTGACCCCGCCCCTCAAATGTATCTGCAGTAGCTAACCCCTAACCCCTAACCGAATATATATTGTAGTAGCGTAGCATTAGAGTTTAGATTGAGACACAAGTTCACCTGCGCACCAGTGCATCACCTCACCGCCAGTGCCTCTCTCCTCTCCTCTCGCCCACACAGCGCAGTCCTACGGCAGCGGATGCAGCGGGAGCCCGTGCGGCGTGAACGCCGTGTGCCAGGAGGCCTCCGGAGGACGGCCCGTCTGCTCGTGCCCGCCCGGATTCAGCGGTAATCCGCTCACCCACTGCAATCGCGGCGAGTGCCTGGACAACGTCGACTGCCGCGGCAACCTGCAGTGCAAGGACAATCGCTGCGTTAATCCCTGCGTGGGTGCCTGCGGCATTGGCTCCAATTGTGACGTAAGTGCCGCCACCGCCAGAGGGACTTTTATGTCCCCAGCACTCCTCCACCTTCTGCCGCATTCCCTCGCATTCTGACCAACGGCACtcgccgcctcctccgctcGCTCTTTCCAGGCCCGCAACCACGTGGCCGTGTGCAGCTGCCCCGCCGGCTACAATGGCGACCCCTACCACGCCTGCCACCTCAACGATCCGGGTAAGTGCCTGACCTCCACAGCCGCCCCCCACATGGCGcggggtgggcgtggcggagCGGAAAATCGATTAAAATGCGGGGTGTCATAAGAATCGTTCGCTCCACAGCTCCCATGTCAGTCGAAATCAATCCGCTGCCATTGTGTATTTCGTTTCACGAggtattaattaattaatttggaaacTGGAGAAATGCACTACTTATAGTAGTAAGGGTCAACTTAAAGCCTTCCCCCGATTAGATGATCAAATTAGTTAAAAGTTCTCAGTTCTCTTTACACTGATTATGTACTAAGAATATATGGATTAGTATCTTTAGCTGGTTAAACATTTAAGTAGCTGAAAGATGCAAGGGgtcatatatgtacgtacatagtGTGGATGTGGAAACCAAGCCCAGAAATAAGCCTTGACCACTTGAATAAAATCAGGGCAAACAGGTTTCCTTACTAAGCTACATAACAATGAGATGAACCAAGAGGAGTGGAATTTTATTGAGGATACACGAATGCACTTGGAAATTCGCATTTTGCAAAGCCTGATCCTATAGATAAATACCAAACTAAATAATAGATCGCGacatatttgtaaacaatttgtaaacaaCTCATGTTGTTTatcatgttttatatttatcgcATTCATGCAAGGTGGGCATACGACTGACTGACTGTTCCGGGAATGCATCGATATAGACATGGATCGATTAATTAGCCCACTCGCGAATCCCTTTCTGCCCAAAGAGGTGCTAAATACGTGGCAAGATGACGTCGCAAATCCGACTGGCATCGccaaatttggccaaatgtaGTGGTATGGGCAAAAACGAGGGGCTGGGCCTCTGGGCAGCGTGTGGGTTTGCCTTGCTTGCATAACATTTTGCGCTCAATGATAATcagaattataataataatcataataataataataatccaaAGCCAGCGGCCAACGCCCAACATTCGGCCAGAATCGCACTTGGGGCCTTTGTAATTTTATGGTAATTAGCAGAGCATTCCGCCTCGCAATTGTCAAGATCAAGGACGCAGTGGGCGAGCTCCCAGGGCCAACGAGTATCCGTATTCGAGCGTAGTAGAGCTGGAATCCGACGGCACCGAAAGGTGGCCCCAGTCAACATCCGATTATGGTCATAAGCTGCGCAGGTCGGCCAGCGAATTCAGGTAGCACAGGTCGGCCGAGTGGCTTGGGAATTTCGCTGGGAGACGACAACTTGATCCACCAGGGGGCTACACTGCAAGAAACTGATTGAAGAACATTATCTCTTTAACGACAAACTGGAGCAATGCACGTAATTTGTTcggcttaaatatttatccgATATAAATGGGAATAGTAACATTTCAGAACTTGCTATAAATAGTGGCAAATCAAGTTTCGTCATTACTTGAAGTTGTTCCTGCTAGGAAATTCTGAACTATAAATATTGAcaagataaataataaagtacaTACACATAATTGAAACCTTTTCCAAAAGTGTGAGTCACTAGGACCTGCTTGTTTGTTATCCACATTCTTCTATACGGACAGAGAAACGGACAGAGAAACGGACAGACAAACGGACATGGTCAAAAGGGCAATCAAGCAGCGACTCTAACCCGGAAAGTATGTACTGTTACATACTCCTCCACGAATCTACTGTATCCCTTAACTTTTAACGCCAATCTTGAGCTGCTAAATATTATCTTTGGCTTgaatttccttaaaataaagTCGGTTCGAAACCAATTTCAATTGCTGTCCGGCGtcaataaattgcatttctcCGTTGGTTGCTCATTCGGGATTCGAGTCGAGTCCAAGGGTCTGGCATTGCCCGCCCTTTTCCGATTTCTGCATCTTAACTGGGCCtccacatatatatatatattcttgatttcACTTAAATCCCTTTCTGTGTTGCCTTTACTCCGGCCTCCGTTTGCGTGCAATTCCCATtgaaatacaatatttatttgcatttccaattAGCAACTGACTTGGAAACAATAATTGCAAACGAACAGTCTACGGGGAGTGTAAGGAGCTCGGATtccctgctccctgctccATGCACCATGTTCCCTGCTGCCGCCCCAAGGACTCCGGATTCTTTTCCATTCATGTTCCTGGGGAGCAGATGCAGTTGCAATTCCCTTTGGGCGTGCTACAGACCATCTGAGAACATTCACGGACATTTCCCTTAAAGATTCCGTGCAGgaatacaaatgaaatgcattcaTTTAATTccacaataataaaaataactatttGGTCAGATGTAGTTGGAAAAACAATCGACCAATACATCGATTTAATGTCGCCGACGagcattttccactttcgtTGCAAAAGACGTTTTGCAATCGATTTTCGAAACAAACTCCACATTTCATTACAATACATTTTCCGGGCGCGGAAAAGTTGCTGGAGCTTCTCGCAAATGATGTCAAAAGGAAATGTGAGAGAAAAGGCCTGATAATGGCGAAACTTTTGCCATCGGAACGGAAAACAACGCAAACTAATTTCTTGACTTGCTcaccgcaccaccaccaccaccatcatcatcatcatcatcatcttgaAGGACGAGTAACAACAATTGGcgccaaaataaaagaaaatatgggtaaaaaccaaaaatatgcGCATAAATGAGCGCCGGCTATTTGAAtatgattttccatttgcccgCTTTGAGTGGCCGGCCCAATTATGGGCTCCACTGGAGGTATTTTTCCGATTTGACCGGAACACAAGTCATATGACCccggcataaatcaaaaatgggGCAGCAACAGCGGCTGTTGACAGGGGTCACAATCGATGGTGAAAGGTGAATGGGAACTTTTCGTGGGGTCAACTAAATCGACACTTGAACTTGGCAATACATGTTAtaattgttgattttattgtaCCACCATCCTAATGGACATGGACTGATAGTTCCAAGTGTGAAAGAGAATCTATCATTCAAAATATACTTTCGGACAGCTGGGTGGGCGATTCTACGGCACCCCTGTGCACGTCCCTTTCCACACTTTAAACTCTCTTCCCACTCCGCAGAGGAGCAGTGCCATCCCAGTCCGTGCGGCGTGAACACCAAGTGCGAGATCATCAACGGCGTGCCCACCTGCTCCTGCGTCCACGGCTACGTCGGCAATCCGCTGAGCGGCTGTCGCCACGAGTGCGACCACGATGGCGACTGCAGCAGCCGGGACATGTGCTCCAGCGACTTCAAGTGCGTGCCGGCCTGCGGGCAGTGCGGCACTGGCGCCACCTGCCGGACGGTCAGCAATCACCGGGCGGTCTGCGAGTGCCCCAAGGGCTACATTGGCAGCCCGTACACGGAGTGCCGCCCGGAGTGCTACGGCGATGCCGACTGCCCGGCCGGACGACCCGCCTGCTTCTACGGCATCTGCAAGAACACCTGCGAGGGTGCCTGCGGCATCGGCGCCGACTGCAACCTGCGCGGCCTCACCCCCGTCTGCAGCTGCCCCCGCGACATGACCGGCGACCCCTTCGTGCGCTGCCGCCCCTTCACCAAGGAGGACCTCTGCGACCCCAATCCGTGCGGCACCAATGCCATCTGCGTGCCCGGACACGACAACACCGGTCGCGAGCGGCCCGTCTGCAACTGCCTGCCCGGCCACACCGGCAATCCGCTGAGCCACTGCACCCGGGTGAGTCACTGGGCAAATCATCAATCATAGGCAATCATACGGATTGGGCAACAACGCTGCCGGTGATCCTAATGATAGTATTCTTTCTGCTGTTTCTACTTATTGATTATACCAAAAAAGAGCTTACAAGCTAGTGACGAACGCTCCTTTAAGTGAAAAAGGCAAATATGTCGAAATTTCGTCCGTATTTCGATTTTAAATAGAGTTCTTGATAAGATAAGATAATGGGGCATAACTTCTGTACTAACCTACCTACCCTCGTCCACAGGGTGAGTGCCTGAGCAACAACGAGTGCCCCGACCACCGCGCCTGCATCAACTACCAGTGCATCGATCCCTGCATCGGCAAGTGTGCCACTGGAGCCAGCTGCGAGCCCAAGGCCCACCTGGCGGTCTGCCGCTGTCCACAGGGACAGTCGGGCGACGCCCTGGTGTCCTGTCGCCAGACGCGCACCTTCCCCGTGGCCAAGTACCACTGAGGCGGGATGGGCGTCGTACAGTCCCGGAGCCGCACTGCCTGCCAAACCAGTCACCATCCCAGCCCAGCCAATCCCCATCCCAATCCGCACCAGTCTATCTGCATCTGCCCACTTCCCGTACTAGTCGTTGCCCTAACCTCGTGCTCTCCCCAATAGAAGCGATAAAAAATGCgttgaaaaacaataaataataccagtaaataataataataacaatttgctGTTTTACTGGGATCCAAGTCACTACTCTGGCCACAAAACTACgtgcacaacaaaaaactgcatacatcataaaaaaattaagcaaattgttttcaaatacTGCAGAAGGAAcaaaattctattttaaagGTATAAAGATTATATAACATTGTCTTAGTACCGAAATCAAACCCAAAATCTTAACGGCTAAACGCAAAAGAccaaacattttataaaatccaattgccttctttatttttatcgataaatatatacatctatatatatatatttatatatatataaatatatagttttcttTTGGTTGGTATGAAATATAGGTTTCATATTGGTGCATAGTATGAGTTTGCCTGACTTTCTGAAAGCTTTTTTCAACCCAACCCATAACTAGGATGTTATTGGATGTTGAATTTTGGGTATAGCTCAAGgtttacatataaatatactcGGAGTTATGTGCCTAGAACCGAAATCGATTAGTGTggaattcaaaataaataaataaaactaaccAATTAATAGGAAATATGGTTCCCACAAAATGTACATTCTGAATTAGATAAGAAACTGAAATTCCGCTGAGATGTTCcagaataaatataaatactagTGCGCTTCGTTACTACGTTATACATTCACTCTTTTCATAGAGTcgccgaaaagtatgcaactaCTTTtaaaagctggcaaaaattTTAAGATCGGGAAGCTTACCATAAATAACAAACGTGtttgcaaatttattaaatatttaaaataatttaaaatcagCAATGCCTAAGGACTTAAATGAGAAGTGGCTACATTTTCGGCATATTAAACATGGATTAAACATGGATATGAATTACAGTCCGAGCGCAAGAAATCGTGTTTTTCCAAAGATCAATCTTTATTCTATCCGATGAGGGTACATAAGTAATATCTGAGAATTGGAGTATTGGTTCCCCGGTTTCGAATAAATACAAACTTTATTTATCTTTcgaaaatttgcattgcaaatcaTGTTTACTGACAGTTCCAGGTTTTTCATTGTaagcaaacaaatcgaaatgaattGGAAACAGTCCCTGAAGTTCTTTACTTTATCCTGTTGAATCAATCACGGAATGACGGcaataatatcaaatgaaatcTTAACAAATAAGGCAGTTTCTAgtgcaacaaaatgtttaaaagcaTCACTCCAAGCTAATAAAATGTCCGGATTCATTCAAAACGTGTCTTTAGCGATTGGTAGTCAGTCGACAGATCAGAGCTTccgtttttaaattttaaaactatgGGAGGAGTATGAAAAGTGGAGAGTCGCGATCGGAAGCCATAATTTGATGTGTTATCTccctacatatgtatatctatgtatatatttatatatttctataaatgTGTTTCGTAGCTTAGCTAGCGAGCGAGGCGTTTGCGTCCTCGCGCCTGTTCCTGCGGTCGCTCTTGTTAttgtaaatacaattttccgtttgaaatataaatatattcttgtatataaatatgcgatttgttcaattttgtttatgtatgtatatattaatatgtatataaattgctaaatacatttaattgcGCTTTACACTTTTACACTTTAATTTACGGCTATCTGGCATTATTCCGAATAAAACTCAggaggaaaaaaacaaaacaaaaaaaattgttgtctCTAGTGGGTGGTgagtgttgtttgttttgttgtctcGTATTGTTCGTTTTGTGTGGtttcttgttgttggttgtttggTGGTGTTAGCTATGTCtatgtgagtgagtgtgtgtgccgcATCGTACGCCAAGAACCCTACAAACTACGCGCCCCCACAACGATTCCGTCCGCCCCCGGAGTTGATCCAGGTCCTGGTCCTAATTTCAGTTCCGATTCCCgtcccgccgccgccgccgtcggtCCAGTTGCAATGCCAGCTCCCGTGCCGGAGCCGCTTTCACCTGCAGCACTTCCCACCCTTGCTGCCCTTGGGATTGGGCTTCAGATGGAGCGTGTCCTTCTGCTGCTCGTTGGGGGAGGTGCGCAGCTTGTGGTCGAGCACCTGCCGCGTGATCGACAAGAACATGTTCTCCACGTTTATGTTGTCTTTGGCAGATGTCTCGAACAGCTCGATGTCCATTTGTTTCGCAAACCGCTGCGCGTCCTCGGTAATGACCACCTTCCTGTCCGGATCGTCGTTCTTGTTGCCCACTGTTGGAGGAATCGAAACGTGAGTATACATCGCTAATGTAAGTTGCCCACTAATTAAGCTCCGCTTGGCATAGCCAACAAGTACTTCAACCAATTCTATGCGCAATACGGTATAGGCTCACCTAATACTTTTTTAACCACGTCGCAGTTGTTCTGGATCTCCTCCAGCCAGCGGCGGACGTTCGCGAAGGATTCGCCGTTCGTGACGTCGTAGACGACGATGACGCCGTGGGTGCCGCGGTAGTAGGTGCTGGTGATCGTCCGAAAGCGCTCCTGCCCGGCCGTGTCCCAGATCTGCAGCTTGACGCGCATGCCCTCGATGTCCACGGTGCGGATCTTAAAGTCCACGCCGATGGTGGTGATGTAACTGCCCGAGAATGTGTCGTCCGAGAACCGGATAAGCAGCGACGACTTGCCCACGCCTGCAGGGGATCAGATGGAAAGATGGAATGGGATTCGTATTACAATCATGTGATATCTTTACTACACACACAAGTACAAGTGGCCCATTCGGCATATGACATTGCTGTGGAGCGGGGAGTGTTCTCCTGCTCCGGTTACCGCCGCAGCAGGTCTGCTGCTCGCATATCAAGCTGTATATCCTGCCAGTGCGTCACCATTAGTCATGAGCCTGGTTTTGCCCGCATCACACTGCTGATCCGCGGACCAGACAACCCTTCTTTTGGCACAAGCTCGAAATACGACCAAATGAATATGTAGATAttcaggaggaggaggacagGACTGATATAAAGTGCTTATGCATTTAAgattaaatatgtacataaaattAGTACAACCAAACACATGTTGACTATGCCTAACACATTGAGTATAGAAACAAGAAGCTGACGAATGTTGAAAGTATTatggaaactgaaaacaacattactcatacgccatgttggcGTGAGCATTTCAAATGTAACATACATAAATGGTAGCTAGATGCAGCAATGCGAAAGGGAAGTGGAGACACAACTGCATTTTTGGCCAGGAATCGGGAATCGGGGACAAACTGCAATTTACACCTGCTATTTTCAACGCGATGCTAGCTATTTTTAAGCACCTGGTCTGTGGGAAACGGGAAAGCCTGGGAAACTCACCGCTATCGCCGATTATTAGCAACTTGAACAGATGATCGAAGCCGCGTGCCATTTTTCGTCGTTTTTTCGCtgtttttctgtgtttttccttgtttttgcaagtgcttttatatttacagTTAGGCGCGTCGAACAATGCAAAAtatacttttgttttctttttttctgctgcctgctcccacacgcacacacacaggagcACACTCCCTGCGctcactcgctctctctctctttcgctctctttCGGAAGCGCCCTCCCTTTCGCCCCAAGCTACggccctctcgctcgcactaGTGCAGCCGGCTGAATATCTGAGATAAGCTGTTGTTCTTTCTGGCTGCTggtctgttgttgttgctgctggtgatgtttttgttgctgtgtgaTAAGCTATAGTTATTAGTATTGTTGCGTTGCGAGTTAATTTATGTAAgtgttgttgccgccgccttgttatttaatttcctttgatTAGGTgtgtttcactttttttgGCTCTACTGGTGCAGTTGTAGCTTTTGCTTTATCAGCGGATTTGCGAAGAGAATTCGAGCGGCAGGCTCATTTCCATCAGATCCAATGGCTTGCTGGCGGATAAGACGGCGATTTGGTGCCGAAAATACTTCAATATAGGCTGGCAAATTTTCGCAAAGCTCGACTCCCTCGCAATCGTGCGTCTCGCTCTCTCCAACACTGCAGCACAGACACAACACACGAACACAtacgcacgcacgcacacacacacaggagtGAAGCTCTGGCTGACTGTTGAATTTATATTGGGCTTCTTGGCGGTCTCGAACTTTCCAGCTTCCGGGTTGCTCTTGCAGCGCTGAAAGGACGACGATTTGTGGGAATTTGTGGGCGTCGGCGTTCCGGATTAATTCTGCTTAATTCATATTCTGGATAAACTATTGCTAACGCACCCACACTAGAGACGGAACCAAATGCGATGTTTATGCTTATCGATACTTTAGGATAGATAGTACCCCACAACCATCGATTCATTCAACCGGAGCATAACGTCGAATTTTTCTCTAACTAAATATACgttatatacataaatttagttaaataaatttatagtatacaattttttaacTACGATTCCCGATGTGcaagcttaaaaaaatatcaatatgtatcgatatatttacaaaagaCTATCGCAAGTGTTGCCGTCTAACGGGTTGCTAACGTTGCCACCTTTTTATAAGCTGTGGGCCATATCCAGCACTTATTTATGAAGAATGGCGcgattttttaaaaacttcgATCAATTATAAATTGGCCATCTTCCAGTTTATGTAATTTTACATAATAAACCCCATATTAATGATACAAAAGGaagcaaacagaaaattcaCCTTACTCTTCTATGAGTATTCgtattgtacaatttttgaGAAGTTTTTTTCAACATCCAAAGACAACCATAAATGGTAACCCCCCATTTGCAAAACGAAAAGTTAAAACTTGTATAAGCAATAATGCGCTTTATCAACGAATTAATAATACTAATCGTAGGATGTAAAAGTAATGGACATTTTTCTCCACATTAAGATCATCAAAAATGAAGACGATCCAATCCTAAATACTAAGCTCGGTGGTCCTCAGGTGTATTATGAAAGCGTTCAGTCACTGGTCAGGGATTCTTAGATCGCTAGTCACACAAATGTAATGCTTAGAATACTTGAAATACTGTGTAGGCACTGCGAGTTGCTGAAAGGAAAGTCAGATGAGGGAAAGTAATGTGTACAACTACTTAAAGTAAAAACATGTAAACaagttatatatacatgtgCAAAGGAGCACTTACTTAGCTTACTtacgaaacaaaaaattagTAAATGCATCTTATTAGCGAATGCCGCTAGGAGAACAGGAATTTAATGGGATTCTGTATGTACAAAAGGCTGAAAATCAAAGCTACAATGAGAATAGCAGGTGCGAACCAAACGCACGAATTTGGTCCACAGCCTAGTCGATGTGATGCGATGGTTCATGGAATGTGCgagtgttgtgtgtgtgtcatctGTTCTCCTAGTCCCTGCGCAGGTATCCTGCCCACTCAGGATACATTCATATTGATACTGATGTGTACATGCTATGCTCGAGTGTGATCTGTCGTAGTGTCATCCGTTCTTATGCCTGCAGGTAAACTGGCCGCACAGCAGACATCAATATCGATATACTGATGTGTACATGGAATGTGCGAGTGTTATGTGTCGTGATGTCTGCTGTGCTCCTAGTCCCTGCAGGTATCCTGGCAACTCAGGATACATTCATATTGATACTGTGTAAATTGAATGTGGAAGTGTGGGAGTGGAACAGGATAACTCCTAGTCCCTCTAGGTATCCTGCCCACTCAGAGTAAATCCATATTGATCTTGCTGTGTACATGGATTTGTGCGAGTGTGATCAATCGTAATGCCATCTGTCCTCCTACTCCCTGCGGGCGGCCATGTGGCCGGGCAAGCGATTGCGGGTCCTATTGGCCACACAGGATGTATCCAAGTTGGCGTACGTGGGATGCGCGTTGGCGTACGTGGGACGCGCGTTGGCGAAAGTGCGGCGACGTAAGGCACGTGCAGCAAAAGTGCTCGCCTCCGGCGAGATGGAGCCCAATAGACGCCTGCGATTCGACGGTGCAGCGGAAGTGGGCGAAGGTTGGTGCCTCTTTGACTCTTGTTCATCGCTGTCATCGCTATCCGACTCGGCGATTCTAACTGGCATGGTGTATCTAGGACGCAAGATACGACGCCTAGTCGATGTGGACGGCGCAGTGTTTTCCTGGTTATCAAATGTCGATGTGGATGtcgatgtggatgtgaatgtgaatgtagATGTGGATGTAGATGTTGATGTCCTAGTTGCAGTAGTAGGGCGAAACGACTGTGCGAACGAGGTTATTACACGTGAGAgcactgttgttgtttgcgTTCCCTGTGATTCAAATGTGCGAGTTTCACGACTGGCTAAAGCGCGAGCAGCCGCAGAAGTAGATGGTTGATCATCGGAGAGGGTCTGCACGCGACCATGCGACTGGGTATCGAGCGCGCGTTGAAAGACGGCATCATCGTCGGAGGAGCCGCAATCTTGGCAGAAGGAGGGTGATAGCTTCTCTGGAATCTCATCAGCATTTTCGTGCCATGAACGGTGGGTGACGGCTTGATGAGAGCTGTTATCGTCCATTGAGTCGGCGTCATCCGAGTCCACTTCGATAACGGGCACTGCCTCCGGGGTGACGGCTGAGCAAACCTTGCAGACGTAGGTATCGTAGGTCTTCAGCGTGCAAAAGTAGTGACACGGATTGGCGCCACATGTGGTGCAATACACCAGCATGGCGGCAATGTCGGTGCGACCAGACACCGCAACGCA
This Drosophila simulans strain w501 chromosome X, Prin_Dsim_3.1, whole genome shotgun sequence DNA region includes the following protein-coding sequences:
- the LOC6726501 gene encoding neurogenic locus notch homolog protein 1 isoform X3; the protein is MQQQLLVVALVAVAIASLPQLAAAQSYGSGCSGSPCGVNAVCQEASGGRPVCSCPPGFSGNPLTHCNRGECLDNVDCRGNLQCKDNRCVNPCVGACGIGSNCDARNHVAVCSCPAGYNGDPYHACHLNDPEEQCHPSPCGVNTKCEIINGVPTCSCVHGYVGNPLSGCRHECDHDGDCSSRDMCSSDFKCVPACGQCGTGATCRTVSNHRAVCECPKGYIGSPYTECRPECYGDADCPAGRPACFYGICKNTCEGACGIGADCNLRGLTPVCSCPRDMTGDPFVRCRPFTKEDLCDPNPCGTNAICVPGHDNTGRERPVCNCLPGHTGNPLSHCTRGECLSNNECPDHRACINYQCIDPCIGKCATGASCEPKAHLAVCRCPQGQSGDALVSCRQTRTFPVAKYH
- the LOC6726501 gene encoding neurogenic locus notch homolog protein 1 isoform X1, with the protein product MQQQLLVVALVAVAIASLPQLAAGKKLGKRCVNCTYRTYYTYGDGRSLQRVVYRDPVYTRVPLSSPLAHTAQSYGSGCSGSPCGVNAVCQEASGGRPVCSCPPGFSGNPLTHCNRGECLDNVDCRGNLQCKDNRCVNPCVGACGIGSNCDARNHVAVCSCPAGYNGDPYHACHLNDPEEQCHPSPCGVNTKCEIINGVPTCSCVHGYVGNPLSGCRHECDHDGDCSSRDMCSSDFKCVPACGQCGTGATCRTVSNHRAVCECPKGYIGSPYTECRPECYGDADCPAGRPACFYGICKNTCEGACGIGADCNLRGLTPVCSCPRDMTGDPFVRCRPFTKEDLCDPNPCGTNAICVPGHDNTGRERPVCNCLPGHTGNPLSHCTRGECLSNNECPDHRACINYQCIDPCIGKCATGASCEPKAHLAVCRCPQGQSGDALVSCRQTRTFPVAKYH
- the LOC6726501 gene encoding neurogenic locus notch homolog protein 1 isoform X2, whose protein sequence is MQQQLLVVALVAVAIASLPQLAAGKKLGKRCVNCTYRTYYTYGDGRSLQRVVYRDPVYTRAQSYGSGCSGSPCGVNAVCQEASGGRPVCSCPPGFSGNPLTHCNRGECLDNVDCRGNLQCKDNRCVNPCVGACGIGSNCDARNHVAVCSCPAGYNGDPYHACHLNDPEEQCHPSPCGVNTKCEIINGVPTCSCVHGYVGNPLSGCRHECDHDGDCSSRDMCSSDFKCVPACGQCGTGATCRTVSNHRAVCECPKGYIGSPYTECRPECYGDADCPAGRPACFYGICKNTCEGACGIGADCNLRGLTPVCSCPRDMTGDPFVRCRPFTKEDLCDPNPCGTNAICVPGHDNTGRERPVCNCLPGHTGNPLSHCTRGECLSNNECPDHRACINYQCIDPCIGKCATGASCEPKAHLAVCRCPQGQSGDALVSCRQTRTFPVAKYH
- the LOC6726502 gene encoding ras-related protein Rab-35, with the protein product MARGFDHLFKLLIIGDSGVGKSSLLIRFSDDTFSGSYITTIGVDFKIRTVDIEGMRVKLQIWDTAGQERFRTITSTYYRGTHGVIVVYDVTNGESFANVRRWLEEIQNNCDVVKKVLVGNKNDDPDRKVVITEDAQRFAKQMDIELFETSAKDNINVENMFLSITRQVLDHKLRTSPNEQQKDTLHLKPNPKGSKGGKCCR